The genomic segment CGAGCTGGGCATGAAACTCCGGGAAGCGGTGAAATAGAGGTGCGCGGATGATTCGCCCGGTGCTCAGCTATCCCGATCCGATCCTGGCCAAAACCGCGGCCGAGATCGAGACCGTCACCCCGGAGATTTGCCGACTGGCCGAGGACATGCTGGAGACCATGTACCACAAGGAGGGGCTTGGGTTGGCCGCACCCCAGGTGGGCGAGTCCTGCCGGCTGGTGGTCGTGGACGTTTCCGGCCCGGATAAGCGCGAGGAGCCGCTGGTCTTCGTGAATCCGCGCATCACCCAGGCCGAGGGCCGGGTGGAGTCCAGCGAGGGCTGTCTGAGTGTGCGCAACTATCGCACCAAGGTGCAGCGGGCCGAGCGCATCCGCCTGCAGGCCTTGAATCTTGAGGGGCAGCCGGTGGATATGGAGGTTGACGGCATGCTGGCCATCTGCCTGCAACATGAACTGGACCACCTGGACGGAGTGCTGTTCATCGACAAGATCAGCCGCCTGAAACGCTCGCTGTACGAGCAGAAGCTGAAAAAATGGCTCAAGAAACAGGAGTAGCCTCCATGAACCCCGCATTGCCGGATCTTTCCGGGGCAGGTGAGCCGTTGCGCGTGGTTTTTTTCGGCACGCCGCCGTTTGCGGCCCGGATTCTGGACGATCTGACCGAGGACGGCCAGACCCACATCCTGGCCGTGGTTACCCAACCGGATCGGCCCTGTGG from the Desulfonatronum thioautotrophicum genome contains:
- the def gene encoding peptide deformylase, which encodes MIRPVLSYPDPILAKTAAEIETVTPEICRLAEDMLETMYHKEGLGLAAPQVGESCRLVVVDVSGPDKREEPLVFVNPRITQAEGRVESSEGCLSVRNYRTKVQRAERIRLQALNLEGQPVDMEVDGMLAICLQHELDHLDGVLFIDKISRLKRSLYEQKLKKWLKKQE